One segment of Gammaproteobacteria bacterium DNA contains the following:
- a CDS encoding diguanylate cyclase, protein MKQQQTIVRESRILLVDDDPGTIRVLAEILKGTGKVHFTTRGADALPLAQSVAPDLILLDLEMPDRHGFIVCEEIKADSLLSDVPVLFVTAHTDVELEARALKAGALDFIHKPPHPQVVKARVSNYLALKHQTDLLRMLSLIDSLTGIANRRAFDEAIHNEWWRACRNEYPLSLLIFDIDYFKRYNDTHGHQAGDDCLCTVADCLAARPRRPGDVVARYGGEEFVMLLPGCSLEHAVTLGETVRAQVSELEIAHANSDIVGQVTVSVGAAASQTLCGHAKICWRNLGRHHGNVACGLAPANLIKLADKALYQAKEGGRNRVEVIDIETDSSVAGHKS, encoded by the coding sequence ATGAAACAACAACAGACAATCGTCAGGGAGTCCCGCATCCTGTTGGTGGACGATGATCCAGGCACGATCCGGGTGCTGGCCGAGATCCTCAAGGGAACAGGCAAGGTGCATTTCACCACCCGGGGCGCCGACGCATTGCCGCTTGCCCAATCGGTCGCCCCGGACCTGATTCTGTTGGATCTGGAGATGCCGGATCGCCATGGATTCATCGTATGCGAAGAGATCAAAGCCGATTCGTTGCTGTCCGACGTGCCAGTGCTGTTCGTCACCGCTCACACCGACGTGGAGTTAGAGGCTCGAGCCTTGAAGGCGGGCGCGCTCGATTTTATCCACAAACCACCGCATCCTCAGGTGGTGAAGGCGCGGGTCAGTAACTACCTGGCGCTCAAGCATCAAACCGATCTGTTGCGAATGCTCAGCTTGATCGATAGCTTAACCGGCATCGCCAATCGCAGGGCCTTCGACGAGGCAATACATAACGAATGGTGGCGCGCCTGCCGGAATGAGTATCCCCTGTCACTGCTGATCTTCGATATCGACTACTTCAAGCGCTACAACGATACCCACGGCCACCAAGCAGGCGATGATTGTCTGTGTACCGTAGCCGATTGTCTTGCCGCTAGGCCCCGGAGGCCGGGCGACGTAGTCGCCCGCTATGGCGGTGAAGAATTCGTGATGCTACTGCCTGGCTGCTCGCTGGAGCATGCCGTGACGTTGGGTGAGACGGTTCGCGCCCAAGTGTCGGAGCTGGAGATCGCCCACGCAAACTCCGACATCGTGGGGCAGGTGACTGTCAGCGTTGGAGCGGCTGCAAGCCAGACCTTGTGCGGACATGCGAAAATCTGTTGGCGCAATCTTGGCCGACATCATGGCAATGTCGCCTGTGGCTTGGCGCCTGCGAATCTCATAAAACTGGCCGACAAGGCCTTGTACCAAGCTAAGGAGGGTGGCAGGAACAGGGTCGAGGTAATCGATATCGAAACGGATTCAAGTGTGGCAGGGCATAAGAGCTGA
- a CDS encoding response regulator, giving the protein MLSDGVIIASALAYMGVMFGIAYYGDQRADAGRSIIANPYIYTLSLAIYCTAWTFYGSVGLAAVSGVDFLPVYLGPTLMAVLFWFVLRRIVRITKVHRITSIADFIASRYGKSGLLAGMVTLIVMLGILPYISIQLKAVAASFSLLRQYPDVNRLAISTQHPVWMDTTFFVALVLSVFTILFGTRHIDNTERHEGMVAAVAFESMFKLLAFLSVGVMVTFLIFEGPGDLFQRAAAHPDLAPLLRFEAVPGGYGGWLSLTFLSMMAFLFLPRQFQVLVVENVNETHIRKAIWLFPLYLFAINLFVLPIALGGRLLFNQGVVDADTFVLALPMAEHMPLLALFVFLGGLSAAASMIMFETVTLSTMVCNDLVMPILLRANPRWLASQTDLSGLLLGIRRVGIIILILLGYLYFRFVGESYALVASGLVSFAAAAQFAPPILIGLYWKRANRRGALIGLSGGFIVWAYTLLLPAMARSGWIDTNFVEIGPWGLELLKPYALLGLEHLDPYMHSVFWSMLANIGGLVFGSMLSQPDPLEQVQGSQFVDIFKRERHDGDSLLWRGVVETTELYDLLTRFLGPQRATEAFDRYAQDHGGYPLQTDAWLIRHIEQLLAGAIGAASARVMISSIAVGEVVTERTLELAGEKQRAEEATRAKSAFLANMSHEIRTPMNAIIGMAHLALKTELTAKQRDYVQKIHGAGLSLLGIINDILDFSKIEAGKLDMEHIDFRFDDVLNNAATLVSQKAYDKGLELLFHEPITLPQHLVGDPLRLGQILVNLINNAIKFTEQGQVIVDVRERERVDGRVKLQFAVRDTGIGMTEEQRGRMFQAFTQADGSTTRKYGGTGLGLTISKRLVELMDGVIWVDSTPGRGSTFSFTAWFGVGEEPAAWRPVLPALLNSLRALVVDDNAAARDILTEALTSLTLRVNAVASGAEALAEIQAADQSDPYRIAFVDWKMPAMDGIETSQRIKQDETLTAPPRVVMVTAFGREEVCAHAAAVGVDGFLIKPISYSLLLDTLLNLFPPANGEVREHYHARQDLPLLRLDGLQLLLAEDNEVNQQIAVELLESAGAQVVVANNGQEAVTQLEASLEEGELFDGVLMDLQMPEMDGFEATRQIRADARFAGLPIIAMTAHALVEERQRCLDAGMNDHIAKPIEPEVLFRTLQQWHPAKPGLPGLRRRRVVTLLQSSDALELPALLGLDTATGLRRVAGNRRLYRELLGKYMTGQAEAVTQIRAALACADWVTAERLAHILKGVSGNIGATAIQQLAGDLEQALREQKDSAKLEPLLMQTSEALKTLMTDLRAALDSAPSTPSAALTVNWDQLNPLLMRLEKLLSDDDAEAVDYLATHRGVLAEALPIEPFLAIEKATMDYRFEEALHRLRTVYSEIRKSDKGLMMPDSYRR; this is encoded by the coding sequence ATGTTGAGCGATGGTGTTATCATTGCCAGCGCCCTGGCCTACATGGGCGTAATGTTTGGTATTGCCTATTACGGCGATCAACGCGCCGACGCCGGGCGCTCGATCATCGCCAATCCCTATATTTACACGCTGTCGCTGGCGATCTACTGCACGGCCTGGACCTTTTACGGCAGCGTTGGATTAGCGGCGGTCAGCGGGGTGGATTTCCTGCCGGTCTATCTGGGTCCCACCCTGATGGCGGTGCTGTTCTGGTTCGTGCTGCGGCGGATTGTGCGCATCACCAAGGTGCATCGCATTACCTCCATTGCCGACTTCATCGCGTCCCGTTATGGAAAAAGCGGTCTGCTGGCCGGGATGGTGACGCTGATCGTGATGCTGGGCATTCTGCCGTATATCTCGATTCAACTGAAAGCGGTCGCCGCCAGTTTCAGCCTGCTGCGCCAATATCCGGACGTCAATCGTCTGGCGATCTCCACGCAGCATCCGGTGTGGATGGACACCACCTTCTTTGTCGCCCTGGTGCTGAGCGTGTTCACCATTCTGTTTGGCACCCGGCACATTGACAACACCGAGCGCCATGAAGGGATGGTGGCGGCGGTTGCCTTCGAATCGATGTTCAAACTGTTGGCCTTCCTATCGGTCGGCGTCATGGTCACCTTCCTGATCTTCGAGGGTCCCGGCGATCTATTTCAGCGGGCGGCCGCGCACCCGGATTTAGCGCCGTTGCTGCGCTTTGAAGCGGTGCCGGGCGGTTACGGCGGCTGGTTGTCGCTGACCTTCCTGTCGATGATGGCGTTCCTGTTCCTGCCCCGGCAATTCCAGGTGCTGGTGGTGGAAAATGTCAATGAAACGCACATCCGCAAAGCCATCTGGCTATTCCCGCTGTACCTGTTCGCCATTAATCTCTTCGTGTTACCGATTGCCCTGGGGGGGCGATTGCTGTTCAACCAGGGTGTCGTGGACGCCGATACCTTCGTGCTGGCGTTGCCCATGGCCGAACACATGCCCCTGCTGGCGCTCTTTGTGTTTCTGGGCGGCTTATCTGCCGCCGCCAGCATGATCATGTTTGAAACCGTCACCCTGTCGACCATGGTCTGCAATGACCTGGTCATGCCGATCCTGCTGCGTGCCAATCCGCGCTGGCTGGCCAGCCAGACTGATTTATCCGGCTTGCTGTTGGGTATCCGCCGGGTCGGCATCATCATCCTGATCCTGCTGGGTTACCTGTATTTCCGCTTTGTCGGCGAATCCTACGCGCTGGTTGCCAGCGGACTGGTGTCGTTCGCCGCCGCTGCGCAGTTCGCGCCGCCGATTCTGATCGGGCTGTACTGGAAGCGCGCCAATCGGCGGGGCGCCTTGATCGGCCTGAGCGGCGGCTTCATCGTTTGGGCCTATACCCTGCTGTTGCCGGCCATGGCCCGCTCCGGCTGGATCGATACCAATTTCGTGGAAATCGGTCCGTGGGGCTTGGAGCTACTCAAACCGTATGCCCTGCTAGGTTTGGAGCATCTCGATCCTTACATGCATTCGGTCTTCTGGAGCATGCTGGCCAACATTGGTGGGCTGGTATTTGGCTCGATGCTGAGCCAGCCGGATCCTCTGGAACAAGTGCAGGGCAGCCAGTTTGTCGATATTTTCAAGCGCGAACGCCATGACGGCGATTCGCTGCTGTGGCGGGGCGTGGTGGAAACGACCGAGCTGTATGATCTGCTGACCCGGTTTCTCGGCCCACAGCGCGCGACCGAAGCCTTCGACCGTTATGCTCAGGATCATGGCGGTTATCCGTTGCAAACCGATGCTTGGCTGATTCGCCACATCGAGCAATTGCTGGCCGGAGCCATCGGCGCCGCATCCGCCCGGGTCATGATCTCATCCATCGCGGTGGGCGAGGTGGTCACGGAACGCACCCTGGAACTGGCTGGGGAAAAACAGCGCGCAGAGGAAGCGACTCGGGCCAAAAGCGCCTTCCTGGCCAATATGTCGCATGAAATTCGCACGCCGATGAACGCGATCATCGGTATGGCGCACCTGGCGTTGAAAACCGAATTGACCGCTAAACAGCGCGATTATGTGCAAAAGATCCACGGTGCCGGACTATCGCTATTAGGCATTATTAACGACATTCTCGATTTCTCGAAAATCGAGGCCGGTAAACTGGATATGGAGCACATCGATTTCCGCTTCGATGATGTCCTCAACAATGCCGCGACCCTGGTCAGTCAAAAAGCTTACGACAAAGGGTTGGAACTCCTGTTTCACGAGCCAATCACCCTGCCGCAGCATCTGGTCGGCGATCCCTTGCGGCTGGGACAAATTCTGGTCAATTTGATCAATAACGCCATCAAATTCACCGAACAGGGTCAAGTCATCGTTGATGTGCGGGAGCGGGAGCGCGTCGACGGTAGGGTCAAACTGCAATTTGCGGTGCGCGATACCGGCATCGGCATGACCGAAGAACAGCGTGGGCGGATGTTCCAGGCCTTTACCCAGGCGGATGGCTCCACGACCCGCAAATACGGCGGCACCGGGTTAGGATTGACTATTTCCAAGCGGTTGGTGGAACTGATGGACGGCGTCATCTGGGTGGACTCGACGCCCGGCAGAGGAAGCACCTTTTCGTTCACGGCCTGGTTCGGCGTGGGTGAGGAACCCGCAGCGTGGCGACCGGTTTTGCCTGCCCTGCTGAATAGCTTGCGCGCCTTAGTAGTGGACGATAACGCTGCTGCCCGCGATATTCTCACGGAGGCATTAACGTCCCTGACCTTGCGCGTCAATGCCGTTGCTTCGGGAGCGGAGGCCCTCGCTGAGATCCAGGCCGCCGACCAGAGCGATCCCTATCGGATTGCATTTGTCGACTGGAAGATGCCTGCGATGGATGGCATCGAAACCAGCCAGCGGATCAAACAGGACGAGACCCTGACGGCGCCGCCGCGCGTGGTGATGGTAACGGCTTTCGGGCGCGAGGAGGTGTGCGCCCATGCGGCGGCGGTCGGGGTTGATGGCTTTCTGATCAAGCCTATCAGTTACTCACTGCTACTGGATACCTTGCTCAATCTATTTCCACCGGCGAACGGTGAAGTGCGGGAACATTATCATGCGCGACAGGATCTTCCCTTGCTACGGTTGGATGGGCTACAGTTGCTGCTGGCCGAGGACAATGAAGTCAATCAGCAAATTGCCGTTGAGCTGCTGGAATCGGCCGGCGCGCAGGTCGTGGTGGCCAATAATGGTCAGGAAGCGGTGACGCAGTTGGAAGCCAGCTTGGAAGAGGGTGAGCTATTCGATGGAGTATTGATGGATTTGCAGATGCCCGAGATGGATGGCTTCGAGGCGACCCGCCAGATTCGCGCCGACGCCCGGTTTGCAGGTCTGCCTATTATTGCCATGACGGCTCATGCTCTAGTCGAGGAACGGCAACGCTGTTTGGACGCTGGCATGAATGACCATATCGCCAAGCCGATTGAACCCGAGGTCTTGTTTCGCACGCTCCAGCAATGGCATCCAGCTAAACCGGGGTTGCCGGGGTTGCGTCGGCGCCGGGTGGTCACCTTGCTGCAATCCAGCGATGCACTGGAACTACCAGCTTTGCTCGGTTTGGATACGGCTACTGGTTTACGCCGAGTCGCAGGTAATCGTCGCTTGTATCGAGAATTGCTCGGTAAATACATGACCGGTCAAGCCGAGGCAGTGACGCAAATCCGGGCCGCGCTGGCTTGCGCCGATTGGGTGACCGCAGAACGATTGGCGCATATCCTGAAGGGGGTGTCGGGTAATATTGGCGCGACCGCCATCCAGCAATTGGCGGGCGACTTGGAACAGGCGCTACGTGAACAAAAGGATAGCGCCAAGCTGGAACCGTTATTAATGCAAACCAGTGAGGCGTTGAAAACCTTGATGACTGATTTACGCGCTGCCCTGGATAGCGCTCCGTCCACCCCGTCAGCGGCGCTGACGGTGAATTGGGATCAACTCAACCCCCTCTTGATGCGCCTGGAGAAACTGCTCAGCGATGACGATGCCGAAGCAGTGGATTATCTCGCCACCCATCGGGGCGTCCTGGCGGAAGCCTTGCCTATCGAACCGTTCCTGGCCATTGAAAAAGCCACGATGGATTATCGTTTCGAAGAGGCTTTGCACCGGTTGCGCACGGTGTACAGTGAAATCCGAAAATCGGACAAGGGCTTAATGATGCCTGATTCCTACCGGCGCTGA
- a CDS encoding transposase: MVSHLGHDRHGPIIAQRFGHAEHQLSNAERIRLIVDNLNTLTPVALYSVFSPEEARRITRKLEFHYTPKHGSWLNMAEY; this comes from the coding sequence TTGGTCTCTCATCTAGGCCACGACCGTCACGGTCCGATCATTGCGCAGCGATTCGGTCACGCAGAACACCAGCTTTCGAATGCGGAGCGAATCCGGTTGATCGTAGACAACCTCAATACCCTCACTCCTGTGGCCTTGTATAGTGTCTTTTCTCCGGAGGAAGCCCGTCGGATCACCCGCAAGCTTGAATTTCATTACACACCCAAGCATGGAAGTTGGCTCAACATGGCAGAATATTGA
- a CDS encoding CvpA family protein yields the protein MNWADYLIVFLIALSMIIGFWRGLLREVISLATWITAFAIAFLFAEDSAVHLAPYIELPSLRIAAAFGVLFLVTLLIGGLIGIVSSYLVDYTGLTGTDRLLGTAFGLARGAAVIVVLVLAAGLTPLPNDSWWQQSLLLGRFQEGALWLRGVLPPDLAQNIRFPS from the coding sequence ATGAACTGGGCTGATTACCTGATCGTCTTTCTTATCGCCCTTTCCATGATCATTGGATTCTGGCGCGGTTTGTTGCGCGAGGTGATTTCACTGGCGACCTGGATTACCGCTTTCGCTATCGCTTTTCTATTCGCCGAGGATAGCGCTGTTCATCTGGCGCCTTATATCGAACTCCCATCGCTGCGGATCGCAGCGGCTTTCGGAGTTCTGTTTCTAGTTACGCTGCTGATCGGTGGGTTGATCGGTATCGTCTCTTCCTATCTGGTCGATTACACCGGCCTGACCGGCACCGACCGACTGCTGGGTACGGCTTTTGGGCTGGCGCGTGGCGCGGCCGTTATCGTCGTCCTGGTGCTGGCGGCAGGACTGACTCCCTTGCCTAACGATTCCTGGTGGCAACAATCGCTGCTGCTAGGCCGTTTCCAGGAAGGAGCGCTCTGGCTCCGGGGCGTGTTGCCACCGGATCTGGCGCAAAACATTCGCTTCCCATCATGA
- the purF gene encoding amidophosphoribosyltransferase translates to MCGIIGIAGRSPVNQSLFDGLTVLQHRGQDAAGIVTCDDSRLYLRKDNGLVRDVVRTRHMRNLHGNIGIGHVRYPTAGSADSAEAQPFYVNSPFGITLAHNGNLTNSVQLKNELFRSDRRHINTHSDSEILLNVLAHELQQRSALSIDPEDIFAAVATVHQRVRGAYAAVALIVGFGLVAFRDPYGIRPLVFGRRETEDGMEYMVASESVALDVLDFQRIRDVVPGEAVLFDLEGRMHARQCAEHPCYSPCIFEFVYLARPDSILDQVSVHKARLRMGEHLAEKILRVWPEQDIDVVIPIPDTSRTAALQMASILGIKYREGFIKNRYIARTFIMPGQKTRKKSVRQKLNAIDLEFRGKNVMLVDDSIVRGTTSEEIIRMARDAGARRVYFASAAPPVRYPNVYGIDMPAASELIAHGRSEEEIARAIGADHLIFQDLPDLEEAVRRGNRMLERFDASCFTGEYVTGDIDRNYLDCLARDRSDGAQHARKSANSAIIDLHNNA, encoded by the coding sequence ATGTGCGGAATCATCGGGATTGCCGGACGGAGTCCAGTCAATCAAAGTCTGTTCGACGGTCTGACCGTTTTACAGCATCGGGGCCAGGACGCAGCGGGCATCGTCACTTGTGACGATAGCCGCTTGTATCTGCGTAAGGATAATGGTCTGGTCCGCGATGTGGTGCGCACCCGCCACATGCGCAACCTGCATGGCAACATTGGCATCGGCCACGTCCGTTACCCGACGGCGGGCAGCGCTGATTCCGCCGAGGCACAACCGTTTTACGTCAACTCGCCGTTTGGCATCACCTTGGCGCACAATGGCAACCTCACCAACTCGGTGCAGCTCAAGAACGAGCTGTTTCGCTCTGACCGGCGTCATATCAACACCCATTCCGATTCGGAAATCCTGCTGAACGTCCTAGCGCATGAACTTCAGCAACGTAGCGCCTTATCGATTGATCCCGAAGATATTTTCGCAGCGGTAGCCACCGTTCACCAGCGGGTGCGGGGCGCTTACGCCGCCGTGGCGCTGATCGTCGGCTTCGGGCTGGTCGCATTCCGCGATCCCTATGGCATTCGGCCCCTGGTGTTCGGGCGCCGCGAAACCGAGGATGGCATGGAATACATGGTCGCATCGGAAAGCGTGGCGCTGGACGTTCTGGATTTCCAGCGCATCCGCGATGTCGTGCCCGGCGAAGCCGTATTGTTCGACCTGGAAGGCCGGATGCATGCGCGCCAGTGCGCTGAACATCCCTGCTATTCGCCCTGCATCTTCGAGTTCGTCTATCTGGCCCGACCGGACTCCATTCTTGATCAGGTGTCGGTGCACAAGGCCCGCTTGCGCATGGGCGAACATCTGGCGGAAAAAATCCTGCGGGTCTGGCCGGAACAGGACATTGACGTTGTCATTCCGATTCCCGACACCAGCCGCACCGCCGCCCTGCAAATGGCTTCGATCCTGGGTATCAAGTACCGGGAAGGCTTTATCAAGAATCGCTACATCGCCCGCACCTTTATCATGCCAGGCCAGAAGACCCGCAAGAAATCAGTGCGCCAGAAACTGAACGCTATTGATCTCGAATTTCGCGGCAAAAATGTCATGCTGGTGGACGACTCCATCGTGCGCGGCACCACCTCCGAGGAAATTATCCGCATGGCCCGCGATGCCGGCGCCCGGCGGGTCTACTTTGCCTCCGCCGCACCGCCAGTACGCTATCCCAACGTCTATGGCATTGATATGCCTGCCGCCAGCGAACTGATCGCCCATGGCCGCTCCGAAGAGGAAATCGCCCGGGCTATTGGTGCCGACCACCTGATTTTTCAAGATCTGCCGGATTTGGAAGAAGCGGTGCGGCGCGGCAATCGCATGCTAGAGCGGTTTGACGCTTCCTGCTTTACCGGCGAGTATGTCACTGGCGACATCGACCGGAATTATCTGGACTGTCTGGCCCGCGACCGTTCCGATGGCGCGCAACACGCCCGGAAAAGCGCCAACAGCGCCATCATTGACCTGCATAATAACGCCTGA
- a CDS encoding O-succinylhomoserine sulfhydrylase has product MDIDDSPGLGFASLAVRAGQVRTAEGEHAEPIFATSSFVFANAAEAAARFSGALPGNIYSRFTNPTVRIFQERLAALEGGETCIATSSGMAAILATCMTLLKSGDHIVSASGVFGTTLSLFNQYLSKFGVATTYVRLSDLSAWEAAIRPETRLFYLETPSNPLMELADIRALADLAHSHNILLVVDNCFCTPALQQPFKHGADLVIHSATKYLDGQGRCVGGAVVGDQQRVGVDIYGFLRTAGPTMSPFNAWVFLKGLETLRLRMQACSESALHLAQWLETQPAVERVYYPGLPSHPQHELAKQQQSAFGGIVSFDLRGGWEAAWTLIDYTQLISITANLGDAKTTITHPATTTHGRLTSEERERAGIGEGLVRISVGLEDLGDLQHDLDCGFQRLV; this is encoded by the coding sequence ATGGATATTGACGACTCACCAGGACTGGGCTTCGCCAGTCTCGCGGTGCGCGCTGGCCAAGTACGCACCGCCGAGGGCGAACATGCCGAGCCGATTTTCGCCACCTCCAGTTTCGTATTCGCCAATGCCGCTGAAGCCGCCGCCCGGTTCAGCGGTGCGCTGCCCGGCAACATCTACTCTCGGTTCACTAATCCCACCGTGCGCATCTTCCAGGAACGGCTGGCGGCGCTGGAGGGTGGCGAAACCTGCATCGCCACCTCATCCGGCATGGCGGCGATCCTGGCGACCTGCATGACCTTGTTGAAAAGCGGCGATCATATCGTTTCGGCCAGTGGCGTGTTTGGCACCACGCTTTCACTGTTCAATCAATATCTGAGCAAGTTCGGCGTCGCTACAACTTATGTGCGGCTGTCCGATTTATCCGCCTGGGAGGCGGCGATTCGTCCGGAAACCCGGTTGTTCTATCTGGAAACGCCGTCCAATCCGCTAATGGAGCTGGCTGACATTCGAGCGCTGGCCGATCTTGCCCATTCCCATAATATTCTGTTGGTGGTGGACAATTGCTTCTGCACCCCGGCCTTGCAACAGCCGTTCAAACACGGCGCGGACCTGGTGATTCACTCCGCGACTAAATACCTGGATGGGCAAGGCCGTTGCGTCGGCGGCGCAGTGGTTGGCGATCAACAGCGGGTCGGTGTGGATATCTACGGTTTCCTGCGCACCGCCGGTCCCACCATGAGTCCGTTCAATGCCTGGGTGTTTCTCAAGGGTCTGGAAACCTTGCGCTTGCGGATGCAGGCTTGCAGCGAGTCCGCTTTGCATCTGGCGCAATGGTTGGAGACGCAACCGGCAGTGGAGCGGGTCTATTACCCTGGTCTGCCCTCGCATCCGCAGCACGAACTGGCGAAGCAGCAGCAGAGCGCTTTCGGCGGCATCGTCTCCTTCGATCTGCGCGGCGGGTGGGAGGCCGCCTGGACTTTGATCGACTATACCCAACTGATCTCGATCACCGCTAATCTAGGCGATGCCAAGACCACGATTACCCATCCAGCCACGACAACACATGGCCGCTTGACCTCGGAGGAGCGTGAACGAGCAGGGATTGGCGAGGGACTGGTGCGAATTTCCGTGGGCCTGGAAGACTTAGGGGATTTGCAACACGATCTGGATTGCGGTTTTCAGCGACTGGTTTGA
- a CDS encoding HAD family hydrolase, with product MIKAITFDLDDTLWDIWPVVERAEELLHDWLMTRYPRIPERFTSLELRELSQEVIAARPEIAYDRTRLRKEALWLAAQRADYVEFDVESAFAVFFIARNAVEPFADVRPALERLGRRYTLASLSNGNADLRLIGLHDLFAFSLNAIDVGAAKPEPLMFDLARQRLAAQPEQIVHVGDDPEHDVLGAARAGFRTIWVNRAGRDWPGGSRADAEIASLIELEQILADWEV from the coding sequence ATGATTAAAGCGATTACCTTCGACCTGGACGACACCCTGTGGGACATCTGGCCGGTGGTCGAGCGCGCCGAGGAGTTGCTCCACGACTGGTTAATGACCCGTTATCCGCGTATTCCAGAACGATTTACTTCACTGGAATTGCGGGAATTATCACAAGAGGTGATTGCGGCCCGCCCGGAGATTGCTTACGATCGCACCCGCTTACGCAAAGAGGCGCTATGGCTGGCGGCGCAGCGAGCGGATTATGTGGAATTCGATGTGGAAAGCGCGTTTGCGGTGTTTTTTATCGCCCGCAATGCTGTAGAGCCGTTCGCCGATGTGCGCCCGGCTCTAGAGCGATTGGGCCGACGCTATACCCTGGCCTCGCTGTCCAACGGCAACGCCGATCTGCGGCTGATTGGCCTGCATGACCTGTTTGCTTTCTCACTGAATGCGATTGACGTGGGCGCGGCCAAACCGGAACCGTTGATGTTCGACCTGGCCCGCCAGCGGTTGGCGGCGCAGCCTGAACAAATTGTCCATGTTGGCGACGATCCGGAACATGATGTCCTTGGCGCAGCCCGCGCTGGTTTCCGCACGATCTGGGTCAACCGCGCTGGACGGGATTGGCCCGGCGGGTCCCGAGCCGATGCGGAAATCGCCAGTTTGATTGAACTGGAACAAATATTGGCGGACTGGGAAGTTTAA
- a CDS encoding SDR family oxidoreductase, whose translation MLSGKNTKPVAVVTGANRGLGLETARQLAKRDIQVIVTSRNAGKGEMAIETLLAEGLDVVFQPLDVTSESSIAELGAFIHSRCGRVDILVNNAGVFLDIHGSEDTSSASVFNASLETLTATLKTNVYGPLLLAQELTPLMKQQHYGRIVNVSSGMGQLSDMGGRSPAYRISKTALNALTRILAAETQGFNILVNSVCPGWVRTDIGGPNAERTVEQGASGIVWAATLPDNGPNGGFFRDGQPIPW comes from the coding sequence ATGTTAAGTGGCAAGAATACCAAACCGGTCGCAGTTGTTACGGGCGCAAATCGTGGATTAGGCTTGGAAACTGCACGGCAGTTGGCAAAGCGCGATATTCAGGTGATCGTCACCAGCCGCAACGCCGGCAAGGGTGAAATGGCGATCGAGACCCTACTAGCCGAAGGACTCGATGTCGTGTTTCAGCCGCTGGATGTTACTTCGGAAAGTAGCATCGCCGAACTGGGCGCGTTCATTCATAGCCGTTGCGGTCGGGTGGATATCCTGGTGAACAACGCGGGCGTTTTTCTTGATATACACGGCTCGGAGGATACCAGCAGCGCCAGTGTATTTAACGCCAGTTTGGAAACCCTGACTGCGACCCTTAAAACCAATGTGTATGGTCCTCTGCTGCTGGCTCAGGAATTGACGCCATTGATGAAACAGCAGCACTATGGCCGGATCGTCAACGTCTCCAGCGGCATGGGTCAATTAAGCGATATGGGGGGGCGATCGCCCGCTTATCGGATTTCCAAAACGGCTTTGAATGCGCTGACCCGTATTCTGGCGGCGGAGACGCAAGGCTTTAATATTCTCGTCAATTCGGTTTGCCCAGGTTGGGTGCGCACCGACATAGGGGGGCCTAACGCCGAACGAACCGTCGAGCAAGGCGCTTCGGGCATTGTCTGGGCCGCCACCCTGCCGGACAATGGACCGAACGGCGGTTTTTTCCGTGATGGGCAGCCGATCCCGTGGTAA